One segment of Coffea arabica cultivar ET-39 chromosome 7c, Coffea Arabica ET-39 HiFi, whole genome shotgun sequence DNA contains the following:
- the LOC113699797 gene encoding uncharacterized mitochondrial protein AtMg00860-like, with product MDLMQRVFKKYLDQFVAVFIDDILIYSKTREEHVKHLEIVLQILREQKLYAKFSKCEFWLEEISFLGHKVSKEGIAVDPAKVEAVMNWKQPETPTEVRSFLGLAGYYRRFIKDLSKIAGPMTELTKKGNRFIWTPKCESSFQELKKRLTSAPVLVLPDGEKGYAVYSDASGEGLGCVLMQNGKVVAYASRRLKPHEQNYPTHDLELAAVIFA from the coding sequence atggatttaatgcagagAGTCTTTAAGAAGTATCTAGATCAGTTTGTAGCGGTTTTCATCGACGATATCTTGATATACTCTAAGACTCGAGAGGAACATGTTAAGCACTTGGAGATAGTCTTGCAAATATTAAGGGAGCAGAAGCTGTATGCCAAATTCagcaagtgcgagttttggctggaAGAAATATCTTTTCTAGGGCATAAAGTTTCCAAGGAGGGAATTGCCGTGGatccggcaaaagttgaggcCGTTATGAATTGGAAGCAGCCGGAAACCCCAACTGAagttagaagtttcttgggaTTAGCAGGTTATTATAGGCGATTTATCAAGGatctttcaaaaattgctggacccatgaccgAGCTAACCAAAAAAGGGAATAGGTTCATTTGGACTCCGAAGTGCgagtcaagttttcaggaattaaagaagcgTTTAACATCCGCTCCTGTTTTGGTGTTACCTGACGGGGAAAAAGGTTATGCCGTATACTCCGATGCTTCTGGAGAAGGTCtaggatgtgttttaatgcaaaatggtAAAGTGGTTGCCTACGCTTCCAGGAGACTGAAGCCTCACGAACAAAACTACCCAACTCACGACCTAGAGTTAGCAGCAGTGATTTTCGCctaa
- the LOC140010641 gene encoding uncharacterized protein yields the protein MSGIDVKPVRLPFDLEVRTPMGNKKIIASLAYKNCEFWIEERKMLVDLISLDIKGYDVIIGMDFLGQYHAKLDCRVKVVEFCIPGEATLRLDVKGRLASSAMISGIRARKMLSKGAQGILAFLINAPSDQVKLEDVLVVREFPDVFPEELKTLPPEREVEFKIDLVPGTAPISKTPY from the coding sequence ATGTCTGGAATAGATGTAAAACCTGTTAGATTACCCTTCGATCTTGAAGTTAGGACACCAATGGGTAATAAGAAGATAATCGCTAGCTTAGCCTACAAGAATTGTGAATTCTGGATTGAAGAGCGTAAAATGCTAGTGGATCTAATCAGTCTGGACATAAAAGGGTACGATGTTATCATAGGAATGGATTTCCTAGGCCAGTATCATGCTAAGCTTGATTGCCGAGTGAAAGTGGTAGAATTCTGTATACCTGGAGAAGCAACCCTGAGGTTAGATGTTAAGGGTAGGTTAGCATCATCTGCTATGATCTCAGGGATACGGGCGAGGAAAATGTTGTCAAAAGGAGCTCAAGGTATCTTAGCCTTCTTGATTAATGCTCCTAGTGATCAAGTGAAGTTAGAAGATGTACTAGTGGTacgggaatttccggatgttttTCCCGAAGAGCTAAAGACTCTACCGCCAGAAAGAGAAGTGGAATTTAAGATTGACTTGGTGCCTGGAACGGCTCCAATTTCTAAAACTCCGTACTGA